A stretch of DNA from Nitratireductor thuwali:
TGGACGAGATCGCGGTGCGAAGCGTTCTCGATGTCCATATGGGCGGCGAGCATGTTGGCAAGCCCGCCCACCTCGCGGCCGCCCATGGCGTTGGGCTGTCCGGTGACCGAGAAAGGGCCCATGCCCGGCCGTCCGATCCGGCCCGTCGCCAAATGGCAATTGATGATGGCGTTGACCTTAACTGTGCCGGAGACGGCCTGGTTGACCCCCTGGCTGTAGACCGTCACCACACGCTCGGTAGCCGCAAAGAGCTGGAAGAACGCCTCGACCTCGCCGACGACGAGCCCGGATTCGCTTGCGACGCGGTCGGGGCTGAATTCGGACGCCGCTTCCAGAGCCGTGTTGAATCCCTGCGTGTACTTTTCGATATAGGTCTTTGAAACGATGCCGTTTTCCCAGATGTGCCGGAGCAGGCCGGCGAACAAAGCGGTATCGCCGTCCGGTGCGATCGCGAGATGCTGGTCGGCGATATCGGCCGTCATCGTGCGGCGCGGATCGATTAGCACGACCTTCATCGAAGGCCGCTTCTCCTTGGCGGCCGCGAGGCGCTGGTAGAGAACTGGGTGGCACCAAGCGAGATTGGAGCCGGTGATGACGACGAGGTCGGCCTGCTCCAGGTCCTCATAGGTTCCCGGCACCGTGTCCGAACCGAAGGCGCGGCGGTGACCGGCAACGGAAGACGCCATGCACAGCCGCGAATTGGTGTCGATATTGGCCGCACCGACGAAACCCTTCATCAGCTTGTTTGCGACGTAGTAGTCTTCGGTGAGGATTTGCCCGGAGACGTAGAAGGCGACCGAACCGGGACCGTACGCGGCGATGGTCTCGCGAAAGCCCCGCGCCACATGGTCCAGCGCCGCGTCCCAGCTTGCCCGCTTTCCGTCGATCTCGGGATAGAGCAGCCGGTCATCCAGGCTCATCGTCTCCCCCAGCGCCGACCCCTTGGAGCAGAGCCGGCCGAAATTGGCCGGATGCTCCGGATCGCCGGCGACTTCCAGCGAGCCGTCGGGCTGGGGCTTGGCGAGCACGCCGCAGCCAACGCCGCAGTAGGGACACGTTGTGCGAACCGGCTCAGGCATGGGAGATACTCTTCCCCGCATGGACCACCGTCATCCCGGCCGACCGCAGGAAGAGCCGGGACCCATTGAGAGACATGGCCGGGTTCCGCAGGAAGCGCGGGAGGTGCCAATATGCGCTGGGATGAGGACCGGGCCGTGCTCTACGACGCTCTTCCAATAGGTCCCGGATAGCCCTTCGGGCTTCCGGGATGACGGTGCTGGTTGCATGTTCTCGCAAAGCTTTCACGCCGCCTTTTCCGCCGCGGGGGTCAGGGCGAGCAGAACCTGGCTGCCGTCGATCCGCACCGGGAATGCGGCAGTCGCGCCCTCGTCGGCGCCTTGTGCCTGGCCGGTTTCGAGCGAGATCACCCAATTGTGCAGCGGGCAGGTCACGCAGCCGTCGTGGACGATGCCCTGGCTCAGCGGGCCGTTGCGATGGGGGCATTTGTCTTCCAGCGCGAAGATGCGGTCGTCAGCGGTGCGGAAGATGGCGATGGTCATGTCGCCGTTCTTCACGCAGCGCGCGCCCCGGCGCGGAATGTCGTCCACGGTGCCCACGGCCACCCAGTTTCCTGCTATCGCGCTCATTCAGCGGCCTCCAGCGAAAGCGTCGCCATCGGCTTGAACTCGTGCTTGTCCTTGCCGGAGACGCGCTCCGACCACGGGTCCACCTGGGCGAATTTCTGCGAAAAGACGAAGCGGTCGTAGTAGCTCTTGCGCTTTTCGGCGTCGTCCATGATCTGCCGGCGCACTTCGTCATAGCCGATGCGCCTGGCCCATTTGTAGATTCGCTCCAGATAGCGCCCCTGCTCGCGATACATCTGCACCAGCGCCACGATATGCTCCAGCGCCTCGTCCTCGGTCTTCACATGGCCCAGCACCTCGGTGCCCTTGATGTCGAGTCCGGCCGCGCCCGCGAAGTGGATCTCGAAGCCCGAATCCACGCAGATGATGCCGACATCCTTGCAGGTGGCCTCCGCGCAATTGCGCGGGCAGCCCGACACCGCCATCTTGACCTTGGCCGGTGTCCACGAGCCCCACATGAACTTCTCGATGCGGATACCCAGCCCCGTGGAATCCTGCGTGCCGAAGCGGCACCAGTCGGAGCCGACGCAGGTCTTCACCGTTCTGAGGCCCTTGGCATAGGCATGGCCCGAGACGAAACCGGCCTCGCCAAGATCGGCCCAGACGGCAGGCAGGTCCTCCTTCCGGATGCCCAGCATGTCGATGCGCTGGCCGCCGGTGACCTTCACCGTCGGAATGCCGAACTTGTCGACCACATCGGCGATGGCCCGCAGCTCCTTCGAACTCGTCACGCCGCCCCACATGCGCGGCACGACGGAATAGGTGCCGTCCTTCTGGATATTGGCGTGGACGCGCTCATTGATGAAGCGCGACTGATAGTCGTCGGCGTATTCGTCCGGCCAGTCGGCCACGAGATAGTAGTTGAGCGCCGGCCGGCACTTGGCGCAGCCGCAGGAGGTCTTCCATTCCAGTTCCTGCATGACGGCGGGGATGGTCTTGAGACCCTTCGCCTTGATGAGCCGGCGCACATCGTCATGGCCGAGATCCGTGCAGCCGCACATGGGCGTGACGGCGGCCGGATTGTAGGCATCGCCCAGCGTCAGCGACAGCAACTGCTCGACGAGCCCGGTGCAGGTGCCGCAGGAGGCGGACGCCTTGGTGTGGGCCCGCACGCCGTCGAGCGTGGTCAGGCCGTTGGCCGCGATCGCGCCGGTGATCTTGCCCTTGCACACGCCGTTGCAGCCGCAGATTTCCGCATCATCCGGCAAGGCTGCAACGGCCGCCATAGGGTCCAGCTGACCCCCTCCCTGATAGGCCTGACCGAAGATGAGCGTCTCGCGCATCTCCGAAATGTCCGTCTGTTTCTTTTTCAGGTCGTTGAACCAAGCACCATCCGCCGTTTCACCGTAGAGCACGGTGCCGACGATGCGGTTGTCCTTCAGCACGAGGCGCTTGTAGACGCCCGCGGCAGCGTCGCGCAGCACGATCTCCTCGCGGTCGTCGCCCTCGGCGAAATCGCCCAGCGAATAGAGATCGATACCGGTGACCTTCAGCTTGGTCGGCGTATCCATGTGCTCGAAACGCGCGGTCTCGTCGCCGCTGAGGCGGCTCGCCGCCACCTCGGCCATCTTGTAGAGCGGCGCCACGAGCCCGTAGACCTGACCGTCGACCTCGGCGCACTCGCCCAGCGAGAAGATATCGGCATCGCTGGTGCGCATGCCGGCATCGACCACGATGCCGCGATTGACCGTCAGCCCCGCATCGCTGGCAAGCTGCGCGTTGGGGCGGATGCCCACGGCCATGACGACAAGCGAGGCCGGGATCACCGTGCCGTCAGCCAGCTCGACGCCCTCCACTTTGCCGTCCCCGAGGATCGCCTTCGTGTTGGCCTTGCACATCACATTGATGCCGCGCTCTTCCAGCGCGCGCTGGAGGAGGTAACCGGCCGCCGGGTCGAGCTGGCGCTCCATCAGCGTCGGCATGATGTGCAGCACGGTGACCGCCATCCCGCGCTCGCTCAGCCCCGCCGCGGCCTCCAGCCCCAGGAGACCGCCGCCGATGACCACCGCCTTGTCGCGCGACTGGGCGGCCAGCAGCATGGCGTTGACGTCGTCGAGATCGCGATAGGTCAGAACGCCGGGCATGTCGTGGCCGGGAACGGGAATGATAAACGGGTTGGAGCCCGTCGCGATCACCAGCTTGTCATAGGACGCGATCTCGCCCTTGTCGGAGGTGACGGTCTTCGCCGCCCGGTCGATCCCGGTGATCTTGTGGCCCTTGTAGAGCGTGATGCCGTTGTCGATGTACCAGCCGTCGCCGTGGATGACGATCTCCTCGAACGATTTCTCGCCCGAAAGAACCGGCGAAAGCATGATCCGGTCGTAGTTCACGCGCGGTTCGGCGTTGAAGATGGTGACGTCGTAGCGGCCCGGCGCGGCCTCGAACAGGCGTTCGAGCATGCGGCCGGGCGCCATGCCGTTTCCGATGATAACGAGTTTTTCCTTCATGGGTCTCACTCCGCTGCCGCCAGGCGGGCGTCTTTTTGCCGCGCGATGCGGTGGGCCCGCTTGGTCTTGATGGATTCGAGCTGCTCTTCGCTCGGGTCCGCCCCGCCCTCATAGGCTTCCAGAAACTCCAGAAGCTCCTCGCGATAGGCGTAGTAGTCCGGATGGGCGAGAAGCTCGGCGCGCGAACGCGGGCGCGGCAGGTCCACTTCCATGATATTGCCGATCCTGGCATTGGGCCCGTTCGACATCATCACCACCCGGTCGGCCAGAAGGATCGCCTCGTCCACGTCGTGGGTCACGCAGACGGCGGTGACCTGGGTGCGCTTCCACACCTCCATGAGCACATCCTGCAATTCCCAGCGCGTAAGGCTGTCGAGCATGCCGAATGGCTCGTCGAGCAGCAGCAGCTTGGGCGACAGCGCGAAGGCGCGCGCGATGCCGACACGCTGCTTCATGCCGTTGGAAAGATCCTGCGCGAGTTGGTGCATGGAGGCGCCCAGACCGACACGCGTCAGGTAGTATTCGATCACGTCGCGCTTTTCGGCCTTGCTGGCGTCGGGGTACACCTTGTCGACGCCGAGCTCGACATTCTGGTACGCCGTAAGCCATGGCATGAGCGAAGGCGACTGGAACACCACCGCGCGCTCCGGCCCGGCGCCCACGACCTCCGTGCCATCGAGAATGATGCCGCCTTCGGAAATATTGTTAAGTCCGGCCGCCATGGTCAGGACCGTCGACTTACCGCAGCCCGAATGGCCGATGAGGGTGATGAACTCCCCTTTCCTCACCTTGAGATCGAAGCCGTCGACGACCGTCAGGGGACCCTTGGGGGTCGGATAGACCTTCTTCAACTGGCTGAACTCGAGATAGCGCTCCTTCACCGGGCTTTGCGCGGCGCGGCGATAGGCGGCGGGCAGGCGCTCGCGCTGGGTGATGGGCACGATATCCGGCAAAACGATATCGCGCTCCGCATCCGCGCCGCGCTCCGCGCCGATATCCATCAGATACTGCGTGACCTCGGCCCGCAGCTTGATGAAGGCGGGATCCGAATTCATCTCGGCCCGGTCGCGCGGGCGCGCCAGGTCGACCTTGAATTCGGGCCCGAAATGCGCGTCCGGTCCGGGCGTCAGCGGCACGATGCGGTCGGCCAGGAGGATGGCCTCGTCCACGTCATTGGTGACGAGGATGATCGTCTTTTTCTCCTTCTGCGAGATCGCCGCGAACTCGTCCTGGAGCTTCGCGCGCGTCAGGGCGTCGAGCGCGGAGAGCGGCTCGTCCATCAGCAGCACTTCCGGCCGCATGGCAAGCGCGCGGGCGACCGCCACGCGCTGGCGCATGCCGCCCGAAAGCTCCGCCGGCTTGCGGTCGCGGGCATGCGACAGCCCCACCATCTCGATATAGGTGTCGACAACGGCGCTGCGCTCCGCCCGCTTCTTCTTCTTGAACACCGTGTCGACGGCCAGCGCCACATTGCCCTCGACCGAAAGCCATGGCATCAGCGAATAGGACTGGAACACGACCCCGCGCTCGGGCCCCGGCCCGTCCACCTCCCTGCCCTTGAAGATGACGCCGCCCTGGTCCGGTTTGACGAGCCCGGCAAGGGCGGAAATCAGCGTCGTCTTCCCCGAGCCCGAGAAGCCGACGATGGCGATGAACTCGCCCTCCTCCACTTTCAGATTGATGTCGGTGAGGACGCGGTTGCGCTTGGCGCCCTCGCCGAAATGCTTGGTCAGTCCGGATATTTCAAGAAATGCCACATCCGCCTCCTACCGGTTGGCCGAGAAGGTGAACGCGCGCTGCAGCGCATACATCAGCCGGTCGAGCATGAAACCGATGATGCCGATGGTCAGCACGGCAACCATGATCTTGGCGAGCGACTGCGAGGAGCCGTTCTGGAACTCGTCCCATACGAACTTTCCGAGGCCAGGGTTCTGCGCCAGCATTTCCGCCGCGATCAGCACCATCCAGCCGACGCCGAGCGATAGGCGCAGGCCGGTGAAGATCAGCGGCAGGGCCGAGGGCAGCACCAGCTTGGTGATGGTCTTGGCGGTTGGGAGTTGCAACACGCGGCCGACATTCATCAGGTCCTTGTCGACCGAGGCCACGCCCAGCGCCGTGTTGATCAGCGTCGGCCACAGAGAGCATAGCGTGACCGTGACGGCCGAGATCAGCAGCGATTTCGGCAGCCAGTCGACCGTATCCACGTAGAGCGCCGAAA
This window harbors:
- a CDS encoding ABC transporter ATP-binding protein codes for the protein MAFLEISGLTKHFGEGAKRNRVLTDINLKVEEGEFIAIVGFSGSGKTTLISALAGLVKPDQGGVIFKGREVDGPGPERGVVFQSYSLMPWLSVEGNVALAVDTVFKKKKRAERSAVVDTYIEMVGLSHARDRKPAELSGGMRQRVAVARALAMRPEVLLMDEPLSALDALTRAKLQDEFAAISQKEKKTIILVTNDVDEAILLADRIVPLTPGPDAHFGPEFKVDLARPRDRAEMNSDPAFIKLRAEVTQYLMDIGAERGADAERDIVLPDIVPITQRERLPAAYRRAAQSPVKERYLEFSQLKKVYPTPKGPLTVVDGFDLKVRKGEFITLIGHSGCGKSTVLTMAAGLNNISEGGIILDGTEVVGAGPERAVVFQSPSLMPWLTAYQNVELGVDKVYPDASKAEKRDVIEYYLTRVGLGASMHQLAQDLSNGMKQRVGIARAFALSPKLLLLDEPFGMLDSLTRWELQDVLMEVWKRTQVTAVCVTHDVDEAILLADRVVMMSNGPNARIGNIMEVDLPRPRSRAELLAHPDYYAYREELLEFLEAYEGGADPSEEQLESIKTKRAHRIARQKDARLAAAE
- the nirD gene encoding nitrite reductase small subunit NirD, with the translated sequence MSAIAGNWVAVGTVDDIPRRGARCVKNGDMTIAIFRTADDRIFALEDKCPHRNGPLSQGIVHDGCVTCPLHNWVISLETGQAQGADEGATAAFPVRIDGSQVLLALTPAAEKAA
- the nirB gene encoding nitrite reductase large subunit NirB produces the protein MKEKLVIIGNGMAPGRMLERLFEAAPGRYDVTIFNAEPRVNYDRIMLSPVLSGEKSFEEIVIHGDGWYIDNGITLYKGHKITGIDRAAKTVTSDKGEIASYDKLVIATGSNPFIIPVPGHDMPGVLTYRDLDDVNAMLLAAQSRDKAVVIGGGLLGLEAAAGLSERGMAVTVLHIMPTLMERQLDPAAGYLLQRALEERGINVMCKANTKAILGDGKVEGVELADGTVIPASLVVMAVGIRPNAQLASDAGLTVNRGIVVDAGMRTSDADIFSLGECAEVDGQVYGLVAPLYKMAEVAASRLSGDETARFEHMDTPTKLKVTGIDLYSLGDFAEGDDREEIVLRDAAAGVYKRLVLKDNRIVGTVLYGETADGAWFNDLKKKQTDISEMRETLIFGQAYQGGGQLDPMAAVAALPDDAEICGCNGVCKGKITGAIAANGLTTLDGVRAHTKASASCGTCTGLVEQLLSLTLGDAYNPAAVTPMCGCTDLGHDDVRRLIKAKGLKTIPAVMQELEWKTSCGCAKCRPALNYYLVADWPDEYADDYQSRFINERVHANIQKDGTYSVVPRMWGGVTSSKELRAIADVVDKFGIPTVKVTGGQRIDMLGIRKEDLPAVWADLGEAGFVSGHAYAKGLRTVKTCVGSDWCRFGTQDSTGLGIRIEKFMWGSWTPAKVKMAVSGCPRNCAEATCKDVGIICVDSGFEIHFAGAAGLDIKGTEVLGHVKTEDEALEHIVALVQMYREQGRYLERIYKWARRIGYDEVRRQIMDDAEKRKSYYDRFVFSQKFAQVDPWSERVSGKDKHEFKPMATLSLEAAE